In a single window of the Halobacteriovoraceae bacterium genome:
- a CDS encoding TIGR02266 family protein — protein MSQFERRDSNSYLRIKLRLLITFNNGNVEDDYFIENISKGGMFIEADSIPSVGSKLTINFALPHNNKSYKVNSKVAWVREEKPNYPPGFGVQFLDLTEHDAEEIRDSLEQYADIFNLDT, from the coding sequence ATGAGTCAATTTGAGCGCAGAGATTCAAATAGTTATTTAAGGATTAAGTTAAGACTTCTAATAACTTTCAATAATGGAAATGTTGAAGATGATTATTTCATTGAAAATATCAGTAAAGGGGGAATGTTCATTGAAGCAGATAGTATTCCTTCTGTAGGATCCAAACTGACAATTAATTTCGCCCTTCCACATAATAATAAATCCTATAAAGTAAATTCTAAAGTTGCGTGGGTTAGGGAGGAAAAGCCAAATTATCCTCCAGGTTTTGGTGTTCAATTCCTTGATTTAACAGAACATGACGCTGAAGAAATTAGAGATTCATTAGAACAATATGCTGATATTTTCAATTTGGATACCTAG
- a CDS encoding PilZ domain-containing protein has product MENKYVFLDVDDTLLTPPHRSVSVISKFLFMKNFPSEEEMRNRSHIDYYKAFPETLKSKNTMWLMALSSLPFGLHRSQKLFQELNTPEFFNVLKDERVILLSKNPPIFSRWRIKRLKELLGVDFENRYVACGPMFSKSISKCEIIDSYAKLFNIDKKNCLLIDDNVNEIDSARKKGFSTLLLSTPWNREYSKERQIKRSDICNEISCFLGKIKHPDKKFNYLFIAPSYGYFGRITIFFKIIIHKLKISPTKKVNITTCEFGSSTFRGLTRKSRMYEYLKRHEKNMSDIKLLINNPLGFTTSVNLSSYDYLNKEINFEKKVGFLKRLILDYYSHFNIDSGSPFFEIEHIGKTELVRFVKENVIRELGENYNHEKVMSYVREMTSSRSAFGNYLVHLYSKILCKFLFKNIHVNIPNDLRSIEKDYFVIFTPSHRSIFDSTLLMKIYCDYSCGVPVASAALKMKQNIVGIVGKIVGAYFIRRKKVDDTYTAVLNSVIKHSLINSRTTNIYLEGQRSRQGYTLRPKVGALKSYLLNAQQLKNIKICIQPISLVYDILPESESLLKDMHQENLESIGTDIQEKTDMLIKTYTKKNKFSIFLSTVWKLLLGKEKSSVHVNFSDPIYIDKVDDYFDINNGFSVNKELLQDTVNETMSRINNSAAPLISSIACLALLSSKEKHLYINDIKHFINFSSVLLKLYGCENDTRIFKNHTGNITEQLNSVPFINRKFKLNNVKIPEVISLVDVDILRAKHYRNNIIHYYILPAFIAKIIQFNKKGQISDLEGIFNKNFDEVVKTYYIRISMERQIFLEKILKYFQLTGDISISNNNYSFIEKSGDNPFSILLELAGVLELQLKNKIFFGYKRKNERFKANCKIHISFKNTKKNGSYFLENISLNGGKILTEFKFGIGEQIKVMPYLENQNEYLNAIIIRSEDDGFVFEFLDDLEANDVKRKIMYKILSL; this is encoded by the coding sequence ATGGAAAATAAATATGTTTTCCTCGATGTTGATGACACCCTTCTTACTCCACCACATAGAAGTGTCAGTGTTATAAGTAAATTCCTTTTTATGAAGAACTTTCCCTCAGAAGAAGAGATGAGAAATCGTTCTCATATTGATTATTATAAGGCGTTTCCAGAAACTTTAAAGTCAAAAAACACGATGTGGTTAATGGCCCTATCCAGTCTACCCTTTGGATTACATCGATCACAAAAATTATTTCAAGAATTGAACACTCCAGAATTTTTTAATGTTCTTAAAGATGAAAGAGTGATTTTACTTAGTAAAAATCCACCTATCTTCTCAAGATGGAGAATAAAAAGACTAAAAGAACTCTTAGGTGTTGATTTTGAAAATCGTTATGTTGCATGTGGGCCAATGTTTTCAAAGTCCATATCCAAATGTGAAATAATAGACTCTTATGCTAAATTGTTCAATATTGATAAAAAAAACTGCCTTCTCATAGATGATAATGTAAATGAAATTGACTCTGCAAGAAAGAAAGGTTTTTCTACATTACTCCTTTCTACTCCTTGGAATAGAGAGTATTCAAAAGAAAGACAAATTAAAAGATCAGATATTTGCAATGAAATAAGTTGTTTTCTTGGGAAAATTAAGCATCCTGACAAAAAGTTTAATTATCTCTTTATTGCCCCAAGCTATGGGTATTTTGGACGTATTACAATATTTTTTAAAATAATCATTCATAAGCTTAAAATTTCTCCTACAAAAAAAGTAAATATCACTACCTGCGAATTTGGTAGTTCTACATTTCGTGGTCTTACAAGAAAAAGTAGAATGTACGAGTATTTGAAGAGACATGAAAAAAATATGAGCGATATAAAACTATTAATAAATAACCCTTTGGGATTTACAACTTCCGTCAATCTTTCATCCTATGACTACTTAAATAAAGAAATCAACTTTGAAAAAAAAGTTGGTTTCCTCAAGAGGCTAATATTAGATTATTACAGTCATTTCAACATAGATAGTGGAAGCCCATTTTTCGAAATTGAACATATTGGGAAGACTGAATTAGTTCGTTTTGTAAAAGAAAATGTAATTAGAGAACTGGGAGAAAATTATAATCATGAAAAAGTGATGTCATATGTAAGAGAAATGACTAGCTCTAGATCGGCATTTGGTAACTATTTAGTCCATCTATACTCGAAAATTTTGTGTAAATTTTTATTTAAAAATATACATGTTAATATACCTAATGATCTTCGTAGTATTGAAAAAGATTATTTTGTGATATTTACTCCTTCTCATAGAAGTATCTTTGACTCTACATTGCTCATGAAAATATATTGTGACTATTCGTGTGGAGTTCCTGTTGCTAGTGCAGCTCTAAAAATGAAACAAAATATAGTAGGAATAGTAGGGAAAATTGTTGGAGCATATTTCATAAGAAGAAAGAAAGTTGATGATACTTATACGGCGGTTTTGAACTCAGTTATAAAACACTCTTTAATAAATTCTAGAACTACAAATATTTATCTAGAAGGACAACGAAGCCGACAAGGGTACACATTGAGGCCAAAAGTTGGTGCCCTGAAAAGTTACTTGTTAAATGCACAGCAACTTAAAAATATTAAGATCTGTATTCAACCGATTTCACTTGTATATGATATACTTCCAGAGTCAGAATCTTTGTTAAAGGATATGCATCAGGAAAACCTTGAATCAATTGGTACTGATATACAAGAAAAAACTGATATGCTAATTAAAACCTATACAAAAAAAAATAAATTTTCAATTTTCTTATCTACTGTATGGAAACTGCTTCTTGGAAAAGAGAAATCCAGTGTGCATGTTAATTTCTCCGATCCCATTTACATCGATAAAGTAGATGATTATTTTGATATAAATAACGGATTTAGTGTCAACAAGGAACTGCTTCAAGATACCGTGAATGAAACAATGAGTAGAATAAACAATTCAGCGGCCCCTTTGATATCTTCTATAGCTTGTTTAGCACTATTAAGTTCAAAAGAAAAACATCTCTATATTAATGACATCAAGCATTTCATTAACTTTTCATCAGTACTTTTAAAGTTATATGGATGTGAAAATGATACAAGAATATTTAAAAATCATACTGGGAATATTACAGAACAATTAAATAGTGTTCCCTTCATAAATCGAAAATTTAAGTTAAACAATGTAAAGATTCCAGAAGTAATATCTCTCGTAGATGTTGACATCTTAAGAGCAAAACATTATCGGAATAATATTATTCATTACTATATACTGCCAGCATTTATAGCAAAAATAATTCAATTTAACAAAAAAGGTCAAATCTCTGATTTAGAGGGAATATTCAACAAAAACTTTGATGAAGTTGTAAAGACTTACTACATTCGAATATCTATGGAAAGACAAATATTTTTGGAGAAGATCTTGAAATATTTTCAGCTAACAGGAGACATATCGATTTCAAATAATAATTATTCATTTATTGAAAAAAGTGGTGATAACCCATTTTCGATTTTACTTGAATTGGCCGGAGTTCTTGAACTTCAATTAAAAAATAAAATTTTCTTTGGATACAAAAGAAAAAATGAAAGGTTTAAAGCTAATTGCAAAATACATATATCTTTTAAAAATACCAAAAAAAATGGGAGTTATTTTCTTGAAAACATATCTTTAAATGGAGGAAAGATATTAACGGAATTTAAATTTGGAATAGGTGAACAAATAAAGGTTATGCCCTATTTAGAGAATCAAAACGAGTATTTAAATGCAATTATAATCAGGTCTGAAGATGATGGATTTGTCTTTGAGTTTCTTGATGATTTAGAGGCAAATGATGTTAAAAGAAAGATAATGTATAAAATATTGTCCTTATAA
- a CDS encoding Ig-like domain-containing protein: protein MNRLLLFLFCLYLATSCGKSGVSVGEISNLKSTNDNVSANSTPVAVNDTYDLRPGESVSFNILSNDSDSDGTFSVTSIDSPRSGSLIDNGNGNYTYIADASFHGQVSLNYTITDNQSAQANALIKFNVLYATEYTGREKDGDWNNPKNWCGTITDDTCDGASFAPITTDVVYFSGVCELECNVSLDTSSQAQTYLGLKMASDYTGTITLQGSNDFTLKDEGFLQEGGILNASGLTGTFLISDYIYTKIGMEIKGGNFTAGINTEISISILGSNASTLIKIDDANYFDHNNGHFKIEYKNAWAQAPSITYNLADQTTFYNLELNAGGADSNKPQSSITTASKIVVENDFTFNLPTLTEGNIDLYGDLYLGSRPVNYSYQSGSSSKAMITFKGNNHSQYECLYTSSINVGPPISIDKGSYSVAPSAGTTNCGFSGINILSGTFIAPSETLNIAPYIPYDNYDFYLLNTSSGTTFNHNGGHLYLQLMGGWMVDPNAKLNISETGITLNDLTIVNSMNSSYKQEIVADLGSGMITVEGNLTIDQTYLTYLSLPTVEVQGDVSITGNQSRNFDLILNGSNQSFSNSSTLSTVTGNLTFASSGTISVLTDLNMSTDNSDILISSGVVNILGNDLLVDDKLTIESGATLDMGGGVISYGTILNSGTFIP, encoded by the coding sequence ATGAATAGATTGTTACTTTTTTTATTCTGTTTATATTTAGCTACTTCATGTGGAAAGTCTGGTGTCAGTGTTGGTGAAATTTCCAATCTGAAATCAACAAATGACAATGTCTCAGCTAACAGTACCCCTGTAGCTGTTAATGATACTTATGACCTCCGCCCTGGAGAAAGTGTTAGCTTTAATATTCTTTCAAATGACTCAGATTCTGACGGAACATTTAGTGTCACGTCGATTGACTCACCTCGTTCAGGCAGTCTAATTGATAATGGTAATGGAAATTATACTTATATCGCAGATGCAAGTTTTCACGGACAAGTTTCCCTAAATTACACCATAACTGATAATCAAAGTGCACAGGCCAATGCTCTAATAAAATTTAATGTTCTTTACGCTACAGAGTACACGGGTAGAGAAAAAGATGGAGATTGGAATAATCCTAAGAATTGGTGTGGGACAATAACTGATGATACATGCGACGGAGCAAGTTTTGCTCCAATCACAACCGATGTCGTTTATTTTTCTGGAGTGTGTGAACTGGAGTGTAATGTATCTCTTGACACTAGCTCTCAGGCACAAACATATCTTGGTTTGAAAATGGCCAGTGATTATACAGGAACTATCACTTTACAAGGTTCCAATGACTTTACTTTAAAAGATGAGGGTTTTTTACAGGAAGGAGGCATTCTTAATGCATCTGGTCTAACAGGAACATTTTTGATTAGTGATTATATTTACACGAAGATTGGAATGGAAATAAAAGGTGGAAACTTTACGGCCGGAATCAATACGGAAATTTCAATTTCTATTTTAGGATCAAATGCTTCTACCCTTATTAAAATTGATGATGCAAATTACTTCGATCATAATAACGGTCATTTTAAAATTGAATACAAAAATGCCTGGGCCCAAGCTCCCTCTATAACTTATAATCTTGCAGATCAAACGACCTTTTATAATCTTGAACTTAATGCAGGAGGAGCTGACTCTAATAAACCTCAAAGTTCTATCACAACTGCATCAAAAATAGTGGTTGAAAATGATTTTACATTTAATCTTCCTACTTTAACTGAAGGCAATATCGATCTTTATGGGGATTTATATTTAGGATCGAGACCAGTGAATTACTCTTATCAATCTGGAAGTTCTTCAAAAGCGATGATTACTTTCAAAGGAAATAATCATAGTCAGTATGAGTGTCTATATACCTCAAGTATCAATGTAGGTCCTCCTATTTCAATAGATAAAGGATCATATTCAGTGGCACCAAGTGCAGGTACGACAAACTGTGGTTTTTCAGGTATAAATATATTATCGGGTACTTTTATTGCTCCTTCTGAAACCTTGAATATAGCTCCATATATACCATATGATAATTATGATTTTTACTTATTAAACACAAGCTCTGGTACCACATTTAATCATAATGGAGGTCACTTATATTTGCAGCTTATGGGAGGATGGATGGTTGATCCAAATGCTAAGTTAAATATTTCAGAAACTGGCATTACTTTGAACGATCTTACAATAGTTAATAGTATGAATTCAAGCTACAAACAAGAAATTGTCGCAGATTTAGGAAGTGGAATGATTACAGTTGAAGGGAATCTAACTATTGATCAAACTTACCTGACGTATCTTAGTTTACCTACGGTAGAAGTACAAGGAGATGTCTCAATAACTGGGAACCAAAGTAGAAATTTCGATCTGATACTAAATGGATCAAATCAATCTTTTTCGAATTCTTCTACTTTATCAACCGTTACAGGAAATTTAACTTTTGCTAGTTCTGGAACAATAAGTGTTTTAACTGATTTGAATATGTCTACAGATAATTCAGATATATTAATCTCATCTGGAGTCGTCAATATTTTAGGAAATGATTTACTCGTAGATGACAAACTCACAATAGAATCAGGAGCTACTTTGGATATGGGTGGAGGAGTAATTAGCTACGGAACAATTTTAAATAGTGGAACTTTCATTCCATAA